From the genome of Vitis riparia cultivar Riparia Gloire de Montpellier isolate 1030 chromosome 2, EGFV_Vit.rip_1.0, whole genome shotgun sequence:
CcttgttgatgacatgttgGAATGGTAATTTTATAAGCCTTCAGCTAATAGTTCAcctgatttattattttaatatgaccTCCATTTATCAATATTATTGATATCATAAAAAGTTCAATATCGTTAGTAACATTTTTTCCTCCTTATTCATATTACATTGGATGCTGGAGATTGATTGAAATAAGAGACAAGTATGGTATAAATAGATAATACTAGAAGATACCACCcaattgtattatatttttaatgatattaagaGCCTATTTGGTCATATGATTCTAAGAAACGTTTAtgacatttttaacacttaaaattttttatcattcaagtgttaaaaaaaaattaaaatatttttaaaaattattgtcaaacatactctaaatcGTCATCATACTTCCTAATAACCAGCTTAttgatttgaagaaaatatatagaaacaaacaacttaatattcctccaataatgatatatgaataatctaTTGTACACCTCAAAATTtgtcacaattttatttttacgttGATTTTGAGTCCAATTTTATTCTTAGGTTTTAAATCTCGATTATATGTGATATTTTTAACCCactcatcatttatttttatttttattttcttcattttcttttttctttcttttatctctCATCTCTCATCTCTCTTCCTACCCTCCCCAACCACCCCACccatattttctctctctcctctaaCACCTCCGTTACTATGGTCATACCcttatcttctctattttttttttcccatttttttcttcatcttcttccccaATTTCCAAGGTGGTCAACTCTCCCATCTtctatcttcattttttttcccttccctCCAACTCCCACACACAGCGACCCCCATTttctcttccaatttttttttctctgcaCCATCATTTTCCAAAGACTCCCACTGTCACACGTTCCCCatcttcatgcatttttttttctcttcatttttctttccttttcccctCCCTACACTCCTAGGCCACTATCGGCCAGCCACCATCCTCAGCTGTCGGCCAGTCCCTGCCTGCTAGCAATCTAACCATCcatagttcttaaaaaaaaaaaaggtaaatttcatttttactttattttattttcatttttttatcttgattttttttattttgatttgcatagtaattgatttgaacTTTGGCCTATTGCTTATTGATTAGTTATTTGGACTTATTGGATTGGACTtacattattttctttggtcatgtgtattattaatgtgtacttgttaattgatatgaattttagGCCCACAATGTGAGTGAAATTTGATGGATGACTTGATATATTTGATATGGGTTTGGCCAATTTGAactatttaatttggacatgggacaattatggtatatattaaattagacttgaattatgagatattaaattttggcctaatgaaatttattttaatttatcatgttttgggtttgattaattgagtttatattttggttattaatttgaaatttttggattAGGGTTTATagcatgtgagatatttttgttgggttatatttgctaatttgtgccaattttgaataataaaatttatcagactaatttgaaatttgaatttaagtttgaatatttgtttgagattttgtacatatttggatatttacatttgagctatttttttttttttttgcatgagcCTATTCTACAATTTCGTTGGCTGAATACAAATTTATGACATATGGAGCACgaaatttcatggaaaaaaGTGAGACTGAAAAAACTATAGGAAGACATTGAGCTTATTGTAAGCTTGTTTAATATACGTTTTATTTCCCActactatttagttttatttttattgatttttataaatatttgtttgtatatatttaattgttgtgtacaaaattgaacatcgaacaaacttgaaattttgtttaaataagaggaacaattcaataaatatgttttaataaaataatagttttaaaatattcttcttaataaaagaaagttttttttattaatagaaaaattcaaaaaaaaattaatagaatttgaaatttttttaaataataattgtctaaaaatttctttgtttaataaaaattgtccaaaatttgttttgtgaataaagttgtcccaaaaattaatttttaataaaattgtccaaagaatgttttttttttaaataattatttttacttaattaaaatgggtttaaaagtatttttttaaaaatagtggatttaaatctttttttctttttaattaaaattcctttggcaaaaaaatttatattttttttaataatttgtataagtcactttttataaatgaaaataaattgaaatacttttgtaaataaaattgtaaaaattctttcttttatagtaaaagcaagtaaaaataatttttgtatccaaattgaaattttgtaataaattcttttgatacaataagagtaaataactttattttgaaaattgaatacaaatgaaattgagaaaataaattgactttttttttgtaaataaataaattgaaattattaatgcaaaatcatttttaataaaatcctttaaaatttcttgaaaactatttttttatatcattttttctaattagttcaataaattaatttgcatAATTCTATTGTCATTTGTTTTGTACattcttctaattttattttatcatcatttttgtgtatattgtttcattcttttaatcttggtatccatgatcaattaattatcacaatttcttcaattcgtttagtagaaaTTGTATGTATTTGGGCTTAGAGGAGTGTTACGGCTCACCGCCATacattcccaataggtaacctaacctCCGGACCTAGATTCTATTTTTCACTGACCTATTTTTCCTTCGGgcgtcacacttagggtttttatttcttattttgttttttcctttaaaaataaaacaaaaataaataacgacCTCAagtctatttctaaaaattaatttttcacaaataaataaaaagtgagtctcaccGTCAAgtaagaacaaataaataaaatgcgAGTCTCACTATGAGGACGCATGTCAAAAACGCGGTTCCACACTTATATTAGTCTTACTACTAAAAAAATGCATAACATTAATACATCTTACCTTATACTACATTTAATAgctaatttattgatttaaatgaAACATATGAAAACAAACAATTGAATATGGAAACAATTGAATATTCCTCCAATAATTCAATCTtaccttttaaaacaattataagaAGTAAGTGCATATAAATGAGATAATAAAGACAttctagggaaaaaaaatcgGCAAACATTATAGGTAtaaccttttaattttttttaaaaaatataatataaaattaccGGATCTCATAGAACTAATTTGacataattttataactaattccactaaaaaaagtaattacattccatgaaaattaaattaaattaattaaacgtTAGTTTGCTTTATCCATACCCTACCATACCATTGTCAATGTTCCTCATGAActtaaaaccaaacaaaactttatgaattttattttttgaaagtaattttcattttttttaatgaaacacatcatagaaaaaatagaaaatgaaaagtgTTTTGAGAAAGGAAAACTTTTAACTTTCACAAAACGATTAACatgtattttccttttaattatgACTATATTGATTTGATTCCAATTACGTAAAAGATTTTTACGTACCATTTATTATACGTGCCATTTTTAACAATTAAGCTTACTATGTCTCATTTTCCATATTCAATATTCCCATGTATGATGTCTATTCCATATTCAATATTCCCATgtattatgtatatatatccaTTTTGATAGAAATATTCTATGTctaccatatatatatacatatgattGTGTGACACCATAAACTTAACCCCTTGTGTTCTAACTTcttaatgaatataataaatttaaaaaggaaattaaaaatgattacattaagattattaattagGTGGTATACCTATCatctttttcttataaaatattttgattttccattatttttcttaaaattatcatactctttatattctattttaatcTCTCTTACGTTACTCTTTTGATCACAATTGAGAATAAGTAAACTATGTTCAAGGTCATTATCAAATAAGGCAAAGCTTATATTTTTGGGGTAAGTAACCCTATTTAAAGAAGGCAGAGTCTATATATTGGGGCGGTCAGGCTTACACAAAGCActctttcttcaaaatttatGGAGAACAAGGGGTGTAGAGTTTCCCTAATCATGGAAGTTTTCTTCCTTGTCGCTCTCTTTTTCATGTGTGAGATATCCGGTAGCGTCGCTTTTCAACAGATAGCGGCAGAAAAGAGCATGTTAAAGACTTATATTGTCCACGTAAATGACCCCGTGGGTAAATTTTCAGCACAATCGGAGGCTTTGGAGAGCTGGTACCAGTCCTTTTTGCCGGCCAGCACTGAATCCGAAAATCAACAGCAGCGTTTGCTTTACTCATATCGGCATGTGATTAGTGGGTTTGCAGCGAGATTGACAGAGGAGGAGGTTAAAGCAATGGAAAAGAAGGATGGGTTTGTTTCGGCCACGCCAGAAAAAATTTACCATTTGCATACAACTCGCACCCCTGGTTTCTTGGGATTGCACAATAGGTCGGGGTTCTGGAAAGGATCCAACTTCGGTGAAGGGGTCATTATTGGAATATTGGACACAGGAGTATATCCACAACACCCTTCATTTAGTGACGAAGGAATGCCGCTCCCACCTGCTAAATGGACGGGAACCTGTGAATTCAACGGGACGGCCTGCAACAACAAGCTCATCGGTGCCAGGAATTTTGACAGTCTGACCCCGAAACAGCTACCTATTGATGTAGAGGGCCATGGCACCCACACGGCAAGCACTGCCGCGGGAAATTATGTGAAGCACGCCAATATATATGGGAATGCCAAAGGCACTGCTGCTGGTATTGCACCTCGTGCTCATGTGGCAGTATATAAAGTATGTGGTTTATTGGGCTGCGGCGGAAGTGATATTTTAGCCGCATATGACGCTGCCATTGAAGACGGTGTTGATGTGCTTTCTCTCTCCCTCGGTGGAGAGTCTTCTCCTTTCTACGATGACCCGGTTGCTCTGGGTGCCTTTGCTGCGATTAGGAAGGGAATTTTTGTTAGCTGTTCTGCTGGGAATAGCGGGCCAGCCCATTTTACAGTCGCAAATGAGGCACCATGGATTCTCACCGTAGCTGCAAGCACCCTGGATAGAAGCATAACCGCTACAGCAAAGCTGGGAAACACGGAGGAATTTGATGGGGAATCGCTTTACCAGCCAAGAAATTTTTCTTCCAAACTATTGCCTCTTGTATATGCCGGGGCGAATGGTGACCAAACATCTGCTTATTGTGCGCCGGGATCCTTGAAAAACCTTGATGTCAAAGGAAAGGTAGTTGTTTGTGATAGAGGTGGAGAAATAGACAGAACTGAAAAAGGGGTGGAAGTGAAGAATGCTGGTGGTGCTGCCATGATCCTGGCCAATAGCATTAATGAGGGCTTCAGTACATTTGCCGACCCTCACGTTCTTCCTGCAACACATGTGAGTTACGCAGCGGGTTTGATGATCAAAGCTTACATGAATTCAACATCAAACCCTTCAGCTACAATCCTATTCAAGGGTACAAATGTCGGAGTCACATCTGCTCCTCAAATCACGTCCTTTTCCTCAAGAGGACCCAGCATTGCATCCCCGGGCATTTTGAAACCCGACATTACCGGACCTGGTGTGAGCATTCTAGCAGCATGGCCGGCCCCTCTCTTGAGCGTCACTGGCTCAAAAAGCACATTCAACATGATTTCTGGCACATCAATGTCGTGCCCTCATCTTAGCGGTGTCGCAGCTTTGCTCAAAAGCGCCCATCCTAACTGGTCACCTGCTGCCATTAAGTCTGCAATCTTGACTACTGCTGATACACTAAATTTGAAAGACGAGCCCATTTTAGATGATAAACATATGCCTGCCGACCTTTTTGCAATCGGTGCTGGTCATGTCAACCCATCAAAAGCAAATGATCCCGGTCTCATTTACGACATCGAACCTTATGATTACATACCCTACTTGTGCGGTTTGGGTTACACTAATGCTCAGGTAGAAGCTATTGTATTGCGCAAGGTGAACTGCTCTAAGGAATCAAGTATACCTGAAGCAGAGCTAAATTATCCTTCATTTTCAATTGCTTTGGGCTCCAAGGATTTGAAATTTAAGAGGGTTGTCACGAATGTAGGCAAGCCTCACTCGTCTTACGCTGTGAGTATCAATGCACCAGAAGGAGTTGATGTGGTGGTTAAGCCTACTAAGATCCATTTCAACAAAGTGTACCAGAAGAAATCGTACACAGTCATCTTTAGGCATATAGGCGGGGTTGATTCTAGGAACCGATATGCGCAAGGATTTCTCAAATGGGTCTCTGCCACACACTCTGTCAAAAGTCCAATATCTGTTACGTTTGAATGAAGAATAGGTGCCTGTAGTTGTATATAGGAATTGATTTGTGGAGGGATTTTAATTCATGCAACCAACAAGCATTTAAATAATGAAGGTCATGTCTATGCAATGTGGAATATTCTTGGTTATGAACACATTGTTAAGCATAGTTGAATGGCAAGCCAAATTATTCCAACTGATGGCACTAACATTTTCAACAGCTTCACTGGTTTGGTTCATTTCAGTATTTAGACtagcaaaaaatatttatattaaacttgTACGCACAAATTTCAGAAATTTAGTCCTGCAAATAGCTAAATTATCGTTCATTTTAATTTGCTTTGGGCTCATGTCTTTGTATATGACCAAGTTTGTGACCAAGTTTGCGggtgccataggcttgtatcagtacttgcatcagcaacttcCATTTAGGGATGACAACGGGGcgggtatgataaa
Proteins encoded in this window:
- the LOC117907139 gene encoding subtilisin-like protease SBT1.2 — its product is MENKGCRVSLIMEVFFLVALFFMCEISGSVAFQQIAAEKSMLKTYIVHVNDPVGKFSAQSEALESWYQSFLPASTESENQQQRLLYSYRHVISGFAARLTEEEVKAMEKKDGFVSATPEKIYHLHTTRTPGFLGLHNRSGFWKGSNFGEGVIIGILDTGVYPQHPSFSDEGMPLPPAKWTGTCEFNGTACNNKLIGARNFDSLTPKQLPIDVEGHGTHTASTAAGNYVKHANIYGNAKGTAAGIAPRAHVAVYKVCGLLGCGGSDILAAYDAAIEDGVDVLSLSLGGESSPFYDDPVALGAFAAIRKGIFVSCSAGNSGPAHFTVANEAPWILTVAASTLDRSITATAKLGNTEEFDGESLYQPRNFSSKLLPLVYAGANGDQTSAYCAPGSLKNLDVKGKVVVCDRGGEIDRTEKGVEVKNAGGAAMILANSINEGFSTFADPHVLPATHVSYAAGLMIKAYMNSTSNPSATILFKGTNVGVTSAPQITSFSSRGPSIASPGILKPDITGPGVSILAAWPAPLLSVTGSKSTFNMISGTSMSCPHLSGVAALLKSAHPNWSPAAIKSAILTTADTLNLKDEPILDDKHMPADLFAIGAGHVNPSKANDPGLIYDIEPYDYIPYLCGLGYTNAQVEAIVLRKVNCSKESSIPEAELNYPSFSIALGSKDLKFKRVVTNVGKPHSSYAVSINAPEGVDVVVKPTKIHFNKVYQKKSYTVIFRHIGGVDSRNRYAQGFLKWVSATHSVKSPISVTFE